A window of the Henckelia pumila isolate YLH828 chromosome 3, ASM3356847v2, whole genome shotgun sequence genome harbors these coding sequences:
- the LOC140886381 gene encoding uncharacterized protein isoform X1, protein MLLQLRFHRELYSDQMAEFPKSSKESSKNEAHKRSSSDTRNENVSKQQKREDYPYQMLPGMKLASSKPSAFRDFKFIRQDSFNNHEVASNQEQEFVAGASGLDADKGSGSCKDPSVEISPKEKSLQAAHMLDLNSPLPDLNVTPPEVESINDADKESNVQKGPSFVANDLQEIVKVVRKLEIEGHISGNFRLKFLTWYGLHCTAKERDVVHTFIRTLNDDPSCLAGQLIDLFSDIINMRS, encoded by the coding sequence AATTGTATTCAGATCAAATGGCTGAATTTCCGAAGTCCAGCAAGGAATCGTCCAAGAATGAAGCGCACAAGAGATCATCTTCAGATACGAGGAATGAGAATGTATCTAAACAACAAAAAAGGGAGGACTACCCTTACCAAATGCTTCCAGGGATGAAGTTGGCGTCTTCCAAACCTTCTGCATTTCGAGACTTTAAATTCATCCGTCAGGATTCTTTCAACAACCATGAAGTAGCTTCTAATCAAGAGCAAGAATTCGTGGCGGGTGCCTCTGGTCTGGATGCCGACAAAGGCAGTGGAAGTTGCAAGGATCCCAGTGTTGAAATTTCACCCAAAGAGAAGTCCCTCCAAGCTGCACATATGCTCGACCTCAACTCCCCTTTGCCTGACCTGAATGTTACCCCTCCTGAAGTCGAGTCAATTAATGATGCTGATAAGGAATCCAATGTTCAGAAGGGGCCTTCATTCGTGGCCAATGACCTCCAAGAGATAGTGAAGGTGGTCCGTAAACTGGAAATCGAGGGCCATATCTCGGGGAATTTCAGATTGAAATTCCTCACTTGGTATGGCTTGCATTGCACGGCCAAAGAACGCGATGTCGTGCATACCTTCATACGAACTCTAAATGATGATCCCAGCTGCTTGGCTGGACAATTAATTGACTTGTTCTCAGACATTATAAACATGAGGTCGTGA
- the LOC140886381 gene encoding uncharacterized protein isoform X2, with protein sequence MAEFPKSSKESSKNEAHKRSSSDTRDENASKQQKREEYPYQMLPGLKLAASKPSAFRDFKFIRQDFFNNREVASNQEQEFVAGASGLDDNKGSGSCKDPSVEISPEEKSLQAAHMLDLNSPLPDLNVTPPEVESINDADKESNVEKGPSFVANDLQEVVKVVRKLEIEGHISGNFRLKFLTWYGLHCTAKERDVVHTFMRTLNDDPSCLAGQLMDSFSDIINMRS encoded by the coding sequence ATGGCTGAATTTCCAAAGTCCAGCAAGGAATCGTCCAAGAACGAAGCACACAAGAGATCATCTTCAGATACAAGGGATGAGAATGCATCCAAACAACAAAAAAGGGAGGAATACCCTTACCAAATGCTTCCAGGGTTGAAGTTAGCGGCTTCCAAACCTTCTGCATTTCGAGACTTTAAATTCATCCGTCAGGATTTTTTCAACAACCGTGAAGTAGCATCTAATCAAGAGCAAGAATTCGTGGCGGGTGCATCTGGTCTGGATGACAACAAAGGCAGTGGAAGTTGTAAGGATCCCAGTGTTGAAATTTCACCCGAAGAGAAGTCCCTCCAAGCTGCACATATGCTCGACCTCAACTCCCCTTTGCCTGACCTGAATGTTACCCCTCCTGAAGTCGAGTCAATTAATGATGCTGATAAGGAATCCAATGTTGAGAAGGGGCCTTCATTCGTGGCTAATGACCTCCAAGAGGTAGTGAAGGTGGTCCGTAAACTGGAAATCGAGGGCCACATCTCGGGGAATTTCAGATTGAAATTCCTCACTTGGTATGGCTTGCATTGCACGGCCAAAGAACGCGATGTCGTGCATACCTTCATGCGAACTCTGAATGATGATCCGAGCTGCTTGGCTGGACAATTAATGGACTCGTTCTCGGATATTATAAACATGAGGTCGTGA